A region from the Medicago truncatula cultivar Jemalong A17 chromosome 6, MtrunA17r5.0-ANR, whole genome shotgun sequence genome encodes:
- the LOC25496496 gene encoding putative cysteine-rich receptor-like protein kinase 31, whose amino-acid sequence MIPKISDFGLARIVEISQDEGSTDRIVGTFGYMSPEYVMFGQFSEKSDIYSFGVMLVEIIAGKKNKSSFTPHHVADGLLNHVWRRWMEETPLSILDPNIKEYHSTNEVIKCI is encoded by the exons ATGATTCCtaaaatttcagattttggtttggctcgaattgttgaaataAGTCAAGATGAGGGAAGTACAGATAGAATTGTTGGAACATT TGGTTATATGTCTCCGGAATATGTAATGTTTGGACAATTTTCTGAAAAATCCGACATATATAGTTTTGGAGTTATGCTTGTAGAGATTATTGCTGGAAAGAAGAATAAAAGTTCGTTTACTCCACATCATGTTGCTGATGGCCTCTTGAATCAT gTATGGAGACGGTGGATGGAGGAAACACCTTTAAGTATACTGGATCCAAATATTAAAGAATATCATTCTACAAATGAAGTCATTAAGTGCATTTAG
- the LOC112422888 gene encoding la-related protein 6C, giving the protein MGERRGNERRGNTEHVGCLCLFFFFSDCYQLPQLINCYQLLSSVDKCSSLTYIDTDGNWHRVSKGAPEESRTVVAENLPDDHSHQNLQKIFAIVESVKTIRICHPQEPNSSRPKGDFLISNKECVDAADGKPTDENVDFTCLLKMLMLILELCLSAI; this is encoded by the exons atGGGAGAAAGAAGAGGGAACGAGAGAAGAGGGAACACAGAGCATGTGGGTTGTTTGTGtctgttcttcttcttctccgatTGCTATCAATTACCCCAACTGATCAATTGCTATCAATTATTATCCTCAG TGGACAAGTGTAGCTCCTTAACATACATAGACACTGACGGTAATTGGCACCGAGTAAGCAAGGGAGCACCGGAGGAG TCTCGGACTGTTGTGGCAGAGAATTTACCTGACGATCATTCCCATCAAAATCTTCAGAAAATATTTGCCATAGTCGAGAG CGTCAAAACAATCAGAATATGCCATCCCCAAGAACCAAATTCTTCTCGGCCGAAAGGTGATTTCCTCATCAGTAacaag GAATGCGTGGATGCAGCAGATGGAAAACCAACAGATGAAAATGTGGACTTTACCTGTCTATTGAAAATGCTGATGCTGATCTTAGAACTTTGCCTTTCAGCAATCTGA
- the LOC25496498 gene encoding putative cysteine-rich receptor-like protein kinase 31 encodes FVDFQQQKLLTWVERFSIIGGIVRGLLYLHEHSRLKVIHRDLKPSNILLDENMIPKISDFGLARIIEISQDEGSTDRIVGTFIYMSPEYVMFGQFSENSDIYSFGVMLLEIIAEKKNKSSFTPHHVADGLLNHVWRRWMEETPLSILDPNIEEDYSTNEVIKCIQIGLLCVQNDPDARPSIVTVASYLSIYAVELPTPPEPAFFLHGRGIQTFLHKNLVLLNLPIVLHYFQTIKCRQVNFMKRI; translated from the exons tttgtagattttcaacaacaaaagtTGTTAACTTGGGTTGAACGCTTCAGTATCATAGGTGGAATTGTTCGAGGACTTCTTTATTTGCATGAACATTCTCGACTCAAAGTTATACATCGGGATCTCAAACCTAGCAATATTCTATTAGACGAAAATATGATTCCtaaaatttcagattttggtTTGGCTCGAATTATTGAAATAAGTCAAGATGAGGGAAGTACAGATAGAATTGTTGGAACATT TATTTATATGTCTCCGGAATATGTAATGTTTGgacaattttctgaaaattcCGACATTTATAGTTTTGGAGTTATGCTTTTAGAGATTATTGctgaaaagaagaataaaagttCGTTTACTCCACATCATGTTGCTGATGGCCTCTTAAATCAT gTATGGAGACGGTGGATGGAGGAAACACCTTTAAGTATACTGGATCCAAATATTGAAGAAGATTATTCTACAAATGAAGTCATTAAGTGCATTCAGATTGGTCTATTATGTGTTCAAAATGACCCGGATGCTAGACCTTCGATCGTGACAGTTGCTTCTTATCTTAGCATTTATGCAGTTGAATTACCAACTCCACCAGAACCTGCGTTTTTCTTGCATGGTAGAGGGATTCAAACGTTCTTGCACAAGAATCTAGTTCTACTCAATCTGCCCATAGTTCTGCATTATTTTCAAACAATCAAATGTCGGCaagtaaattttatgaaaaggatttag